The Apodemus sylvaticus chromosome 5, mApoSyl1.1, whole genome shotgun sequence genome has a segment encoding these proteins:
- the Elf5 gene encoding ETS-related transcription factor Elf-5 — protein sequence MLDSVTHSTFLPNASFCDPLMSWTDLFSNEEYYPAFEHQTACDSYWTSVHPEYWTKRHVWEWLQFCCDQYKLDASCISFCHFNISGLQLCSMTQEEFIEAAGICGEYLYFILQNIRSQGYSFFNDAEETKPVIKDYADSSCLKTSGIKSQDCHSRTSLQSSHLWEFVRDLLLSPEENCGILEWEDREQGIFRVVKSEALAKMWGQRKKNDRMTYEKLSRALRYYYKTGILERVDRRLVYKFGKNAHGWQEEKL from the exons ATGTTGGACTCTGTAACCCATAGCACCTTCCTGCCCAACGCATCCTTCTGTGACCCCCTGATGTCTTGGACCGATCTGTTCAGCAATGAAGAATACTACCCTGCCTTTGAGCATCAGACAG CCTGTGACTCCTACTGGACATCAGTGCATCCTGAATATTGGACCAAGCGCCATGTCTGGGAGTGGCTCCAGTTCTGCTGCGACCAGTACAAGCTGGACGCCAGCTGCATCTCCTTCTGTCACTTCAACATCAGCGGCCTGCAGCTGTGCAGCATGACGCAGGAGGAGTTCATTGAGGCAGCCGGCATCTGTGGGGAGTACCTGTACTTCATCCTCCAGAACATTCGCTCGCAAG GTTATTCCTTTTTCAACGATGCAGAGGAGACCAAGCCCGTCATCAAAGACT ATGCTGATTCCAGTTGCTTGAAAACAAGTGGCATCAAGAGTCAAGACTGTCACAGCCGAACAA GCCTCCAAAGTTCTCACCTGTGGGAATTTGTCAGAgatttgcttctgtctcctgaagaAAACTGTGGCATCCTGGAATGGGAAGACAGGGAGCAGGGCATTTTCCGAGTGGTTAAGTCAGAAGCgctggcaaagatgtggggaCAAAGGAAGAAGAACGACAGGATGACGTATGAGAAGCTGAGCCGAGCCCTGAG ATACTACTATAAAACAGGAATTTTGGAGCGGGTTGACCGGAGGTTAGTGTACAAATTTGGAAAAAACGCACACGGGTGGCAGGAAGAGAAACTCTGA